One part of the Musa acuminata AAA Group cultivar baxijiao chromosome BXJ1-5, Cavendish_Baxijiao_AAA, whole genome shotgun sequence genome encodes these proteins:
- the LOC135674996 gene encoding gibberellin 2-beta-dioxygenase 6-like isoform X2: protein MKARDCVCDPPLADSYQELSYKSTQAELRQHDQDCEVIAECELPMIDLRGLRSCNEEERHARVEAIAKASTEWGFFQVLNHGISRELLEEMWREQIKLFALPFEKKARSRLLNDSYRWGTPAATSLHQFSWSEAFHVPLAKISEKGSCYGEFSSLRDAMEKLAAAMSELATTLAGALAESLGYDSRGFPESCNKSTCFLRLNHYPPCPFSAEIFGLMPHTDSDFLTILYQDQVGGLQLMKDSKWVAVKPNPDALIVNIGDLFQVERLASGGLLRMHYYKP from the exons ATGAAAGCCCGAGACTGTGTCTGTGATCCACCTTTGGCTGATAGCTACCAGGAACTGTCTTACAAGTCTACGCAAGCTGAGCTGCGCCAGCATGATCAAGACTGTGAAGTGATTGCAGaatgcgagcttccgatgattgaCTTGAGGGGTCTGAGGAGCTGCAATGAAGAGGAGAGGCATGCGCGTGTGGAAGCCATTGCTAAAGCGTCCACGGAGTGGGGTTTCTTCCAGGTGTTGAACCATGGGATCAGTCGGGAGCTCCTTGAAGAGATGTGGAGGGAGCAAATCAAGTTGTTTGCGTTGCCATTCGAGAAGAAGGCACGTTCAAGGCTCCTCAATGACTCTTACAGGTGGGGAACTCCGGCAGCCACATCTCTTCATCAGTTCTCTTGGTCAGAAGCCTTCCATGTTCCTCTTGCAAAGATCTCAGAGAAGGGAAGTTGCTATGGGGAATTCAGTTCTCTGAG GGATGCCATGGAGAAGCTTGCTGCAGCAATGTCTGAGCTCGCAACTACACTAGCTGGAGCGTTAGCAGAGAGTTTGGGCTACGACAGTCGGGGATTCCCGGAGAGCTGCAACAAAAGCACATGCTTTCTCCGCCTGAATCATTATCCGCCATGCCCTTTCTCCGCTGAGATCTTTGGGTTGATGCCTCACACTGACAGTGACTTCCTCACAATCCTCTATCAAGATCAAGTTGGGGGACTGCAGCTGATGAAGGATTCCAAGTGGGTTGCTGTAAAACCAAATCCGGATGCGCTTATTGTCAACATTGGAGACCTTTTCCAG GTTGAAAGGCTTGCATCAGGAGGTCTATTACGGATGCATTACTATAAGCCATGA
- the LOC135674996 gene encoding gibberellin 2-beta-dioxygenase 6-like isoform X1: MKARDCVCDPPLADSYQELSYKSTQAELRQHDQDCEVIAECELPMIDLRGLRSCNEEERHARVEAIAKASTEWGFFQVLNHGISRELLEEMWREQIKLFALPFEKKARSRLLNDSYRWGTPAATSLHQFSWSEAFHVPLAKISEKGSCYGEFSSLRDAMEKLAAAMSELATTLAGALAESLGYDSRGFPESCNKSTCFLRLNHYPPCPFSAEIFGLMPHTDSDFLTILYQDQVGGLQLMKDSKWVAVKPNPDALIVNIGDLFQAWSNDVYKSVEHKVLINSKRDRYSIAYFLCPSYESTIGSCKKPSIYKDFTFGEYRKQVQDDVKITGQKIGLPRFLLQNISL; this comes from the exons ATGAAAGCCCGAGACTGTGTCTGTGATCCACCTTTGGCTGATAGCTACCAGGAACTGTCTTACAAGTCTACGCAAGCTGAGCTGCGCCAGCATGATCAAGACTGTGAAGTGATTGCAGaatgcgagcttccgatgattgaCTTGAGGGGTCTGAGGAGCTGCAATGAAGAGGAGAGGCATGCGCGTGTGGAAGCCATTGCTAAAGCGTCCACGGAGTGGGGTTTCTTCCAGGTGTTGAACCATGGGATCAGTCGGGAGCTCCTTGAAGAGATGTGGAGGGAGCAAATCAAGTTGTTTGCGTTGCCATTCGAGAAGAAGGCACGTTCAAGGCTCCTCAATGACTCTTACAGGTGGGGAACTCCGGCAGCCACATCTCTTCATCAGTTCTCTTGGTCAGAAGCCTTCCATGTTCCTCTTGCAAAGATCTCAGAGAAGGGAAGTTGCTATGGGGAATTCAGTTCTCTGAG GGATGCCATGGAGAAGCTTGCTGCAGCAATGTCTGAGCTCGCAACTACACTAGCTGGAGCGTTAGCAGAGAGTTTGGGCTACGACAGTCGGGGATTCCCGGAGAGCTGCAACAAAAGCACATGCTTTCTCCGCCTGAATCATTATCCGCCATGCCCTTTCTCCGCTGAGATCTTTGGGTTGATGCCTCACACTGACAGTGACTTCCTCACAATCCTCTATCAAGATCAAGTTGGGGGACTGCAGCTGATGAAGGATTCCAAGTGGGTTGCTGTAAAACCAAATCCGGATGCGCTTATTGTCAACATTGGAGACCTTTTCCAG GCATGGAGCAATGATGTCTACAAAAGCGTGGAGCACAAAGTTTTGATCAACTCGAAGAGGGACAGGTATTCTATAGCTTACTTTCTGTGCCCATCATATGAATCCACCATTGGGAGCTGCAAGAAACCCTCCATCTACAAGGATTTCACCTTCGGAGAGTATAGGAAACAAGTGCAAGACGATGTCAAGATAACAGGACAGAAAATAGGCCTTCCAAGGTTTCTCCTGCAGAATATTTCATTATAA